One part of the Prosthecobacter vanneervenii genome encodes these proteins:
- a CDS encoding TatD family hydrolase, with product MLYDAHNHLQDDRLEPWRAEIIAGMPQTGLAEMIVNGSCEEDWPAVAELARQHSWVRPAFGLHPWYVKERTPEWATTLRHFLVSHPKAVVGEIGLDRWIENPDIEAQLDCLRTQLALAVELDRPAIIHCLRAFGLLEETLRSTPLPRRGFLLHSYGGPAEMIPSFVKMGAYFSLSPYFGHSRKAAQLETFAKVPLDRLLAETDAPDMWPPDELNPHPLHTANGKALNHPANLRVSYELLARVRGMGVDELQGIISTNYNALFAF from the coding sequence ATGCTCTACGACGCCCACAATCACCTGCAGGACGACCGCCTTGAACCATGGCGGGCGGAGATCATTGCAGGCATGCCGCAGACCGGGCTGGCGGAGATGATCGTGAATGGCTCCTGCGAGGAGGACTGGCCCGCTGTGGCGGAGCTGGCGCGCCAGCACTCGTGGGTGCGCCCGGCCTTTGGATTGCACCCGTGGTATGTCAAAGAGCGCACACCTGAATGGGCCACCACATTGCGGCATTTTCTGGTATCCCACCCCAAAGCTGTGGTGGGAGAGATCGGCCTGGACCGCTGGATCGAGAACCCGGACATCGAGGCCCAGCTCGACTGTCTGCGCACGCAGCTGGCCCTGGCCGTGGAGCTGGACCGCCCCGCCATCATCCACTGCCTGCGCGCCTTTGGCCTGCTGGAGGAGACGCTGCGCAGCACCCCGCTGCCACGCCGTGGATTCCTGCTGCACTCCTACGGCGGCCCTGCGGAGATGATTCCGAGCTTTGTCAAAATGGGCGCCTACTTCTCCCTCAGTCCCTACTTTGGGCACTCGCGCAAAGCCGCGCAATTGGAGACCTTCGCCAAGGTTCCCCTGGACCGCCTTCTTGCCGAAACCGACGCCCCCGACATGTGGCCGCCGGACGAGCTCAACCCCCATCCGCTGCACACAGCTAATGGCAAGGCGCTGAATCATCCGGCCAACCTGCGCGTGAGCTACGAGCTGCTGGCCAGGGTTCGGGGGATGGGTGTGGATGAATTGCAAGGAATCATCTCAACGAATTACAACGCACTCTTTGCCTTCTAA
- the pyk gene encoding pyruvate kinase, whose translation MRKTKILCTLGPATESPEVLANLIAKGADVIRLNMSHASHDWVRTVYGRVREAAAASKREIAVLMDLTGPSIRTGDVEQPWQLQVGDTVEFRCKPEAPATTKYSVTVNYPELGKDLKIGDTIMVDGGMIQVKATEVSTVRVIGTVMTKGEMKSRRHINLPGVPVRLPPLTQKDYADLDLGVELGVDFFALSFAREPGHLQHLQLLLEQKQSKARVIAKIENQQAIDNIDALVEASGGIMIARGDLGSECPIEDLPLIQRQIVERCSYHGRKVIVATQMLESMIENPVPTRAEVTDIFNAVIEQVDCVMLSGETSVGRYPEKCVEVLDTVISRIEQKYPSGRFASDAPLKTNKHKTVKAAITLANSIPGSKLLVFTIRGVMAHLLAHQRPEFAPIFAFTPNLHVSRTLVTARGVNPFVLQFAEGDPEAAIRNALELLRREKLIKHGDPLVILSDALYDGINVDAILLREA comes from the coding sequence ATGCGCAAAACCAAAATCCTCTGCACTCTCGGGCCTGCCACGGAGAGTCCTGAAGTCCTGGCTAATCTAATCGCGAAAGGAGCGGATGTGATCCGCCTGAACATGAGCCATGCCTCGCATGACTGGGTGCGCACCGTCTATGGCCGCGTGCGGGAGGCCGCCGCCGCCTCCAAGCGGGAGATCGCCGTGCTCATGGACCTGACCGGCCCGAGCATACGCACCGGAGATGTGGAGCAGCCCTGGCAGCTGCAGGTGGGAGACACTGTGGAGTTTCGCTGCAAGCCGGAGGCCCCCGCCACCACCAAGTATTCCGTCACTGTGAACTACCCGGAGCTGGGCAAGGACCTCAAAATCGGCGACACCATCATGGTCGATGGAGGCATGATTCAGGTGAAGGCCACCGAAGTCTCCACCGTGCGCGTCATCGGCACCGTGATGACGAAAGGCGAGATGAAATCCCGCCGCCATATCAATCTGCCCGGCGTACCGGTGCGCCTGCCCCCGCTCACGCAAAAGGACTACGCAGACCTCGACCTCGGGGTGGAGTTGGGCGTGGATTTCTTTGCCCTCAGCTTTGCGCGGGAGCCCGGCCACCTGCAGCACCTGCAGCTTCTGCTGGAGCAGAAACAGAGCAAGGCGCGCGTCATCGCCAAAATCGAGAACCAGCAGGCCATCGACAACATCGACGCGCTGGTGGAGGCATCTGGAGGCATCATGATCGCCCGCGGGGATCTCGGCAGCGAGTGCCCCATTGAAGACCTGCCGCTGATCCAGCGCCAGATCGTGGAGCGCTGCTCCTACCACGGCCGAAAGGTCATCGTGGCCACGCAGATGCTTGAGAGCATGATCGAAAACCCCGTGCCAACCCGCGCGGAAGTCACGGATATTTTCAATGCCGTGATCGAGCAGGTGGACTGCGTAATGCTCAGCGGCGAAACCAGCGTAGGCCGCTATCCTGAGAAGTGCGTGGAGGTGCTGGACACCGTCATCAGCCGCATCGAGCAAAAGTATCCCTCCGGACGCTTTGCCAGTGATGCCCCGCTGAAGACCAACAAGCACAAGACCGTGAAGGCCGCCATCACACTGGCCAACAGCATTCCCGGCAGCAAGCTGCTCGTCTTCACCATCCGTGGCGTCATGGCGCATCTGCTGGCGCATCAGCGTCCGGAGTTTGCGCCCATCTTTGCCTTTACACCCAACCTGCACGTGAGCCGCACACTTGTCACGGCACGCGGGGTAAACCCCTTTGTGCTGCAGTTTGCCGAAGGCGACCCTGAGGCGGCCATCCGCAACGCGCTGGAACTCCTGCGTCGTGAAAAACTCATCAAGCATGGAGACCCTCTGGTCATCCTCAGTGATGCGCTATATGACGGCATCAATGTGGATGCCATCCTGCTGCGGGAGGCTTGA
- a CDS encoding Do family serine endopeptidase, with amino-acid sequence MKTHPRFCIAFTCAGVLAAGLSGLQAQQAVAPLPPTEKAVSTPTLMPPADQKGQPPSEFSGKILKDNSPLPNNGQLQMSYASVVDKILPSVVTIYSSTPIKTPGVDQIPPQLRPFFYRFFGGPDGFGGMNEDDEPAPNPNPRRRGQPQQPQRPQIPQDDDAHQERGVGSGMIVTQDGYIITNNHVVADAKKIEVSLDENGATKTYKAEVIGTDPLTDVALIKIDAKGLKPATLGDSSKLRVGDIVLAAGAPMELSRSVTQGIVSALGRSNEGIVGKNNGRTRVQGYEDFIQTDASINPGNSGGPLVDGMGRVVGISTAILSRSGMNAGIGFAIPINMALNIVEDLLDDGAVQRGFLGVQIADLDAALAERLGIKEQGGAVVMMVGSESPAEKAGVQLEDVIVSINNQRVDNSSRLRLIVSSAKPGSQIPIEVMRGGKKITLTATLEALPEEALSENGGSRMLPRPGQGGPAKDNIGELVTGVTVQTLTPALRERHDVPASVSGVIVTKLEPDSRAAAMGVAENDVITHVNRKPVANAAEARALAKNSENTVLLRVWSKGDTKLLMVPNN; translated from the coding sequence ATGAAGACTCATCCCCGCTTCTGTATCGCGTTCACCTGTGCCGGTGTGCTGGCCGCAGGCCTCTCCGGCCTCCAAGCCCAGCAGGCAGTGGCACCGCTCCCTCCGACCGAGAAGGCTGTGTCAACGCCCACGCTGATGCCGCCTGCGGACCAAAAGGGACAGCCGCCCTCGGAGTTTTCCGGCAAAATCCTCAAGGACAACAGCCCCCTGCCCAATAACGGGCAGCTGCAGATGAGCTACGCCAGCGTGGTGGACAAGATCCTGCCCAGCGTGGTGACCATCTACTCCTCCACCCCCATCAAGACCCCGGGCGTGGACCAGATCCCGCCGCAGCTGCGCCCCTTCTTTTACCGCTTCTTTGGCGGCCCGGACGGTTTTGGCGGCATGAATGAGGACGATGAGCCCGCGCCGAATCCCAACCCGCGCCGCCGTGGCCAGCCGCAGCAGCCCCAGCGCCCGCAGATCCCCCAGGATGACGACGCCCACCAGGAGCGCGGTGTCGGCTCCGGCATGATCGTGACGCAAGACGGCTACATCATCACCAACAACCACGTGGTGGCCGACGCCAAAAAGATCGAGGTTTCCCTGGATGAAAACGGCGCCACCAAGACCTACAAGGCCGAGGTGATAGGCACCGATCCGCTGACAGACGTGGCGCTGATCAAGATCGACGCCAAGGGCCTCAAGCCCGCCACGCTGGGAGACAGCTCCAAGCTGCGCGTGGGAGACATCGTGCTGGCAGCCGGTGCGCCCATGGAGCTCAGCCGCTCCGTGACGCAGGGCATCGTCAGCGCCCTGGGCCGCAGCAATGAGGGCATCGTGGGCAAGAACAACGGCCGCACCCGCGTGCAGGGCTATGAGGACTTCATCCAGACGGATGCCTCCATCAATCCCGGCAACTCCGGCGGCCCGCTGGTGGACGGCATGGGCCGTGTGGTGGGCATCAGCACCGCCATTCTCTCCCGCAGCGGCATGAATGCCGGCATCGGCTTTGCCATCCCGATCAACATGGCCCTCAACATCGTCGAGGACCTGCTGGACGACGGCGCAGTGCAGCGCGGCTTTCTCGGCGTGCAGATCGCCGACTTGGACGCAGCCCTGGCCGAGCGCCTTGGCATCAAGGAGCAGGGCGGCGCTGTCGTGATGATGGTGGGCTCGGAATCTCCTGCCGAAAAAGCCGGTGTGCAGCTGGAGGACGTCATCGTCTCCATCAACAACCAGAGGGTGGACAACAGCAGCCGCCTGCGACTCATCGTCAGCAGTGCCAAGCCCGGATCGCAGATCCCCATCGAGGTGATGCGCGGCGGCAAGAAGATCACTCTCACCGCCACCCTGGAGGCCCTGCCAGAGGAGGCCCTCTCTGAAAACGGCGGCAGCCGCATGCTGCCCCGCCCCGGCCAGGGCGGCCCGGCCAAGGACAACATCGGCGAGCTCGTCACCGGCGTGACCGTGCAGACTCTGACCCCCGCCCTGCGCGAGCGCCACGACGTACCCGCCAGCGTCAGCGGCGTCATCGTCACCAAGCTGGAGCCCGACAGCCGCGCCGCCGCCATGGGTGTGGCGGAGAACGACGTGATCACCCACGTGAACCGCAAGCCCGTGGCCAATGCCGCCGAGGCCCGCGCCCTGGCGAAGAACAGCGAAAACACCGTGCTGCTGCGCGTGTGGAGCAAGGGAGACACCAAGCTCCTCATGGTGCCCAACAACTGA